CTCTTCCTTGGAGCGGAAGTAATTGTAGAAGGTTCCGGACGCGAGACCGGTCCGCGCGATGATGTCGCGCACGCTCGACCCGCCGAAGGACAATTCTGCGAACACGTCCTGCGCCGCTTCCAGGATCGCGTCCCTGTTGGCTTCCTTGTTGAGAGCCCGCTTTCCACGCGGGGTGATACTGTCCATTCGCCCATCCCCCCCCGGCTGACCGTCGCCCCGCATGGTATTATTTTTTGAATATCTTCGCTTGTTTCGGCATAAAGAACAAGTGTCCGCTCGCCTCGGCGGCGAGTGCCGCCGCTTCCGGAGGGGTGCGATTGACAAGAGGCGCCCCAGCGGTCCTTATCGGGCCATTGCCGACTGGAGTTGATCGCAATGCCCGACACGCCCCTGCCAGACCTGCTGCGAAGCGCTGGCCCGCTGATGATCGATGCGCTGCCGCATGCGCGCGCCATCGGCATGCGCGTCATAGACATGGATTGGGGCGCGTGCGTGGCCTCGATCCCCTATGCCGAGCACCTGATCGGCGACCCGGACACCGGCGTGATCCACGGCGGCGTGGTGACGACGCTGCTCGACAATGCGTCGGGCCTGGCAGCCTTCCTCGCCGGCGACACGCCGATGCAGGTTGCAACGCTCGACCTGCGCATCGACTACAACCGCCCGGCCGTGCCGGGAAAGGCGATCTACGCGCGCGCCACCTGCTACAAGCTCACGCGGTCGGTCGCCTTCGTGCGCGGCACGGCGTGGGAAACCGAGGAGCGGGACCCGGTCGCCACCTCGGTGGGAACCTTCATGCTGACCGAGGTGCCGGAATACATGGTGCAGCTGGCCGCGCAGATCGGGAGCCAGCAATGAACGGGCGCAACCGCATCGACATCGCCGAGGAGAGAGCCCGCAGCCAAGCGCTGCGCGACCTCATCGGGCGCATCCCATATGCGCGGTTCCTCGGCATCACCATCGACCGGCGCGGTGACGAGATCACGACGACACTGAACTTCGATGAGAAACTCATCGGCAACCCGGTGCTGCCGGCGCTGCACGGCGGTGTGATCGGCGCCTTCATGGAGGTGACTGCCATCGCGCAGCTCGCCTGGACGATGCCGGGCGCGCCGCTGCCCAAGCCCATCGACATCTCGGTCGACTATCTGCGCTCGGGCCGGCCCATGGACACCTTCGCCCGCGCGATCATTGCCAAGCCCGGCCGCCGCGTCGCAAACGTTCGCGTGGAAGCCTGGCAGGACGAGCGCGCGCGTCCCATCGCCGCACTGCACGGCCACTTCCTGCTGCGCCGCGACGAGGAGAGCGGCACCGGCGCCTGAACGCCCGGCACCGCCGCCTTCGCCAGGTTACTGCGCGGCGCCCTGCACCTGGGCCAGCGCCTTCAGGCAGTCGTCCATCTCGGCATTGCATTCGAAATGGAGCGTGCGGTCCTCGCTTTCGATCGCGATGCGCAGCGTCGGGCCGTGCTTCTTGCCCTTGCCGTGGTGCATGCCGCCCATCTTGCCGTGCATGCCGCCGTCGCCGCCGTGCATGCCATGGCGCATCTGCATGCCCTGGCCCATCATCCCCTGGCCTTGGCCCATCATGCCTTGGCCCATCATGCCTTGGCCTTGGCCTTGGCCTTGGCCTTGGCCTTGGCCTTGCATCATCGGCATCTGGCCACCCTGCATGGGCACCTTGTTGTCGGAGGCCCCCTGTTGCGCCAACACGGCTGTGCCGCCCGCCAGCGTCACGGCTGCCACCGCTGCCAGGAATGCGCGCGTCTTCATGGTGCTATCCTCCCGGTCGGATTCCGAAACTGCGAGCCGCGCGGTCCGGTCGGGACCGTGCGCCTCGATGTCTCATAACACTTCCGCGATGTGTCGAGGTTGAGGCAGGTCAGAGCCGGCGGCGCGCGAAGACCCCGGCAGCGGTCCGGTGCAGTATCGCATGGCGGCGCGCGACCACGTCCACGTCGCGGT
This is a stretch of genomic DNA from Futiania mangrovi. It encodes these proteins:
- a CDS encoding PaaI family thioesterase, which produces MPDTPLPDLLRSAGPLMIDALPHARAIGMRVIDMDWGACVASIPYAEHLIGDPDTGVIHGGVVTTLLDNASGLAAFLAGDTPMQVATLDLRIDYNRPAVPGKAIYARATCYKLTRSVAFVRGTAWETEERDPVATSVGTFMLTEVPEYMVQLAAQIGSQQ
- a CDS encoding PaaI family thioesterase, giving the protein MNGRNRIDIAEERARSQALRDLIGRIPYARFLGITIDRRGDEITTTLNFDEKLIGNPVLPALHGGVIGAFMEVTAIAQLAWTMPGAPLPKPIDISVDYLRSGRPMDTFARAIIAKPGRRVANVRVEAWQDERARPIAALHGHFLLRRDEESGTGA